A portion of the Anoxybacillus gonensis genome contains these proteins:
- a CDS encoding NAD(P)/FAD-dependent oxidoreductase — MNNRYDVIVVGAGPTGIFTCYELTLKLPGARVLLIDKGHDIYKRNCPILQKKIEKCPPPVGKKDYAGCLPACSITNGFGGAGAYSDGKFNITSEFGGWMTDYLPASTVLQLIRYVDEINLKHGATQSLTDPLTDEVKEIERRAYAAGLKLLRAQVRHLGTEQNLQILKSIYEYLRTHIDMMFKTEVSDILTETVDGTNHVKGVQLKNGDMLYANRVVIAPGRDGSAWLSNILKRRGLKMINNQVDIGVRVETSNVVMEEINTHLYEGKFIFNTSVGTQVRTFCSNPSGHVVVENHSGIMLANGHAYKDPKLGSNNTNFALLVSHKFSEPFDQPNEYAQQISRLANALSNGGIIVQKYGDILKGRRSTEKRMKEGFIEPTLKEAVPGDLGLVLPYNTMKSLIEMTEALNKVTPGIASEHTLFYGVEAKFYSARPKLTERFETEISGLYVGGDGAGITRGLAQAGACGVWIARHIVETYS; from the coding sequence ATGAACAATCGTTATGATGTGATCGTTGTTGGAGCTGGTCCAACAGGGATTTTTACTTGTTATGAATTAACGTTAAAATTACCGGGTGCACGCGTGCTGCTCATTGATAAAGGACACGATATTTATAAGCGAAACTGTCCCATTTTGCAAAAGAAAATCGAAAAATGCCCACCGCCAGTTGGAAAAAAAGATTATGCTGGATGTCTACCTGCTTGTTCCATTACAAATGGATTTGGAGGAGCTGGGGCTTATTCAGACGGGAAGTTTAACATTACGAGCGAATTTGGCGGATGGATGACGGATTACTTACCTGCCTCGACAGTGTTACAACTTATCCGATATGTTGACGAAATTAATTTAAAACATGGCGCTACTCAGTCTCTGACTGATCCGCTGACAGATGAAGTGAAGGAAATAGAAAGACGCGCTTATGCGGCTGGGTTGAAACTTCTGCGCGCGCAAGTTCGCCATCTTGGTACAGAACAAAACTTACAAATTTTAAAGAGTATATATGAATATTTACGAACGCATATTGATATGATGTTTAAAACCGAAGTGAGCGACATTTTAACCGAAACAGTCGATGGCACGAATCATGTCAAAGGAGTTCAACTAAAAAACGGAGATATGCTATATGCCAATCGTGTCGTCATTGCTCCTGGGCGTGATGGATCAGCTTGGTTATCGAACATATTGAAACGTCGCGGGTTGAAAATGATCAATAATCAAGTTGATATTGGTGTTCGTGTCGAAACGTCTAACGTAGTAATGGAAGAAATTAATACACATTTGTATGAAGGGAAGTTTATTTTTAACACATCCGTTGGAACACAAGTTCGAACGTTTTGTAGTAATCCGTCTGGGCATGTTGTTGTCGAGAATCATTCTGGTATTATGCTCGCGAACGGTCATGCATATAAAGATCCGAAGCTAGGAAGTAATAATACAAACTTTGCTCTTCTTGTATCTCATAAATTTTCTGAGCCATTTGATCAGCCGAACGAATATGCACAGCAAATTTCTCGTTTAGCGAATGCGTTATCTAACGGTGGGATTATTGTGCAAAAATATGGGGATATTTTGAAGGGAAGACGTTCAACCGAAAAACGAATGAAAGAAGGATTTATTGAACCAACGTTAAAAGAAGCTGTTCCAGGGGATTTAGGTCTCGTTCTTCCATATAACACGATGAAAAGTTTAATCGAAATGACAGAAGCGTTGAACAAAGTTACTCCAGGTATTGCTTCAGAACATACGCTCTTTTATGGGGTAGAAGCAAAGTTTTATTCCGCGCGTCCGAAATTAACCGAACGTTTTGAAACAGAAATTTCAGGGTTATATGTCGGAGGAGATGGTGCTGGAATTACGCGCGGACTGGCACAGGCTGGGGCATGTGGGGTATGGATTGCTCGACATATTGTAGAAACGTATAGCTAG
- a CDS encoding acid-soluble spore protein N, protein MGNPKSNQQPFVPQHIGTKPRAAGGNKGKQMQDQSGQHPQVIQTKGE, encoded by the coding sequence ATGGGCAATCCAAAAAGTAATCAACAACCATTTGTACCACAACATATCGGTACGAAGCCAAGAGCAGCAGGTGGCAATAAAGGAAAGCAAATGCAAGATCAATCTGGTCAACATCCACAAGTCATTCAAACGAAGGGTGAATAA
- a CDS encoding Na+/H+ antiporter family protein: MNAVVISVLVMLILSLLRMNVVFSLLIASLVGGLIGNLSLSKTVEVFSEGLGNSAEVALSYALLGGFAIAISKTGLPNAIVHMIIKMVGKQGESKRKQYSKALVLLVILFMSCFSQNLIPIHIAFIPILIPPLLHILNELHVDRRLVASIITFGLITPYMWLPTGFGAIFHDIVQSNMAQGGLVVAKSDIPKAMFFPSLGMIVGLLLAFFTYRKPRTYKQIQLESEETQSFQKRGVWFAIVAVITALTVQLVLDSMIFGAFAGIVVIYLSGCIRLTEGDRLLTEGMRMMAFIGFVMLSASGFANVLKQTGHIEKLVEQAASLIGHNTALGALLMLIVGLLVTMGIGSSFSTVPIIATIFVPLCIKLGLSPMATIAIIGAAGALGDAGSPASDSTLGPTSGLNVDGQHHHIWDTCVPTFIHYNISVIIFAWIAAMIL; the protein is encoded by the coding sequence ATGAACGCTGTTGTCATCTCAGTACTCGTCATGCTGATTCTTAGTTTATTGCGTATGAATGTCGTGTTTTCATTATTGATCGCGTCATTAGTAGGAGGACTCATTGGAAATCTCAGTCTTTCTAAAACCGTTGAGGTGTTTTCAGAAGGATTAGGAAACAGCGCGGAAGTCGCTTTAAGTTATGCGTTGTTAGGTGGATTTGCGATTGCCATTTCGAAAACTGGCTTACCAAACGCCATTGTTCATATGATTATAAAAATGGTCGGAAAACAAGGGGAGTCAAAAAGAAAGCAATATTCCAAAGCACTTGTTCTTCTCGTCATCTTATTCATGTCATGTTTTTCACAAAACTTAATTCCAATCCATATTGCGTTTATTCCTATTTTGATTCCGCCACTTTTGCACATCTTAAATGAGTTGCATGTGGATCGTCGGTTAGTCGCATCAATCATTACGTTCGGTTTAATTACTCCATATATGTGGTTACCGACTGGATTTGGGGCTATTTTTCATGACATTGTACAATCAAACATGGCTCAAGGCGGGTTGGTTGTTGCAAAATCAGATATTCCAAAAGCGATGTTTTTCCCTTCGCTTGGAATGATTGTTGGTTTACTGCTTGCTTTTTTTACGTATCGAAAACCGCGCACATATAAACAAATACAACTAGAAAGCGAAGAAACTCAATCGTTTCAAAAACGCGGAGTATGGTTTGCGATCGTCGCTGTCATTACTGCTTTAACCGTTCAACTTGTTCTTGACTCTATGATTTTTGGGGCGTTTGCAGGAATAGTTGTCATCTACTTAAGCGGATGTATTCGTTTAACAGAAGGCGATCGTTTATTGACAGAAGGCATGCGCATGATGGCGTTTATTGGGTTTGTCATGTTAAGTGCTTCAGGGTTTGCGAATGTATTAAAACAAACGGGACATATTGAGAAACTGGTTGAACAAGCAGCTTCCCTTATTGGCCATAACACAGCACTAGGCGCATTGCTTATGTTAATTGTCGGACTGCTTGTCACGATGGGAATTGGTTCTTCGTTTTCTACTGTTCCAATTATCGCAACCATTTTCGTTCCACTTTGCATAAAGCTTGGACTTAGCCCAATGGCAACCATTGCGATTATTGGCGCTGCTGGTGCGCTTGGTGATGCAGGATCACCTGCCTCAGACAGCACACTCGGTCCAACATCGGGTTTAAACGTGGATGGTCAGCATCATCACATTTGGGATACATGCGTTCCAACGTTTATTCATTACAACATTTCAGTCATTATTTTCGCATGGATCGCAGCCATGATTTTATAA
- a CDS encoding magnesium transporter CorA family protein: MMNIYLSNEQGKLEEIHELKNGCWVNLVSPTESEIRYISEHLNIPIDSIKDALDDEERSRIEKEDNHVLIIVDIPIITYDEGNIPTYETIPIGMIITNTCFITVCLQENPIFEEFTKSKVKNFYTYMKTRFALQMLYMISTYYLRYLKQINRKTSEIEKQLHQSMQNKELFSLLSLEKSLVYFTTSLKANNIVMERLLRLNYLRMYEDDQELLEDVIIENKQAIEMTEVYSSILSGMMDAFASVISNNLNIVMKFLAAITIVISFPTMVTSFYGMNVPIPYQDKPYAYLVALGISFVLSSVTAFVFWKKRYF, from the coding sequence ATGATGAACATTTATTTATCTAATGAGCAAGGAAAATTAGAAGAAATTCACGAGTTGAAAAATGGCTGTTGGGTTAATCTCGTCTCCCCAACGGAAAGTGAAATTCGCTACATTTCAGAACATCTGAACATTCCGATTGATTCTATTAAAGATGCGCTCGATGATGAAGAGCGTTCACGTATTGAAAAAGAAGATAATCATGTATTAATTATCGTCGATATCCCAATTATTACGTACGATGAAGGGAACATTCCAACATATGAAACCATTCCAATTGGAATGATTATTACAAATACATGCTTTATTACTGTATGCCTCCAAGAAAATCCGATTTTTGAAGAGTTTACGAAAAGTAAGGTAAAAAACTTTTATACGTATATGAAAACACGTTTTGCCTTACAAATGTTATATATGATTTCGACGTATTATTTAAGATATTTAAAACAAATTAATCGCAAAACGAGTGAAATTGAAAAGCAGCTACATCAATCGATGCAAAATAAAGAATTGTTTTCGTTGCTTAGTTTAGAAAAGAGCCTCGTTTATTTTACAACATCATTAAAAGCGAACAATATTGTGATGGAACGGCTGCTTCGCTTGAATTATTTACGGATGTATGAAGATGATCAAGAGTTGTTAGAAGATGTCATTATTGAAAATAAACAAGCGATTGAAATGACAGAGGTGTATAGTAGCATTTTAAGCGGAATGATGGATGCATTCGCTTCTGTCATTTCGAACAATTTAAATATTGTAATGAAATTTTTAGCTGCTATTACGATTGTTATTTCTTTTCCAACGATGGTGACAAGTTTTTACGGAATGAACGTTCCGATTCCGTATCAAGACAAGCCATATGCGTATTTAGTTGCTTTAGGAATCTCTTTCGTTCTTTCAAGTGTGACTGCGTTTGTTTTTTGGAAGAAACGTTATTTTTAA
- the bioB gene encoding biotin synthase BioB yields MDWLLLADRVLTGEEITDDEALSILNCPDDELLLLLQGAYRIRQTYYGNKVKLNMIMNAKSGLCSENCGYCSQSSISTASIPTYKMVNKDTILQGAKRAYEAKIGTYCIVASGRGPSDKEIDVVVSAVKEIKETYGLKVCACLGILKPEQALRLKEAGVDRYNHNINTSKEHHPHITTSHTYDDRIRTVETVKEAGMSPCSGVIIGMKETKQDVIAMARSLKALDADSIPVNFLHAIDGTPLAGTKELNPRYCLKVLALFRYIHPTKEIRISGGREVNLRSLQPLGLYAANSIFVGDYLTTAGQEKHADFQMLEDLGFDIDFAPASYAI; encoded by the coding sequence ATGGATTGGTTATTGCTCGCGGATCGTGTATTAACAGGGGAGGAAATTACAGATGATGAAGCGCTCTCGATATTAAATTGTCCAGATGATGAACTATTGTTATTACTACAAGGCGCTTATCGTATTCGTCAAACGTATTACGGAAATAAAGTGAAATTAAATATGATTATGAATGCAAAGTCAGGATTGTGCTCCGAAAATTGTGGATATTGTTCACAATCTTCCATATCTACTGCCTCGATTCCGACATATAAAATGGTAAACAAAGATACGATTTTACAAGGGGCAAAACGAGCGTATGAAGCGAAAATAGGAACATATTGTATTGTCGCAAGCGGAAGAGGTCCGAGTGATAAAGAAATAGATGTTGTTGTATCTGCGGTGAAAGAAATTAAAGAAACATACGGTTTAAAAGTATGTGCTTGTTTAGGGATATTAAAACCAGAGCAAGCGTTGCGATTAAAAGAAGCAGGTGTGGATCGATACAACCATAACATTAACACATCGAAAGAGCATCATCCGCACATTACGACTTCCCATACATACGATGATCGGATACGAACGGTAGAAACGGTCAAAGAAGCAGGGATGTCTCCATGTTCTGGCGTTATTATCGGTATGAAAGAAACAAAACAAGATGTCATTGCGATGGCGAGAAGCTTAAAAGCACTAGATGCGGACTCGATCCCTGTCAATTTTCTTCACGCAATTGATGGAACGCCGTTAGCAGGGACAAAAGAATTAAATCCTCGCTATTGTTTGAAAGTGCTCGCGCTGTTTCGTTATATTCATCCAACGAAAGAAATTCGCATTTCTGGGGGGCGAGAGGTAAACTTGCGTAGCTTGCAACCACTCGGTTTATATGCTGCCAACTCCATCTTTGTTGGAGATTATTTAACGACAGCCGGACAAGAAAAACACGCTGATTTTCAAATGCTTGAAGATCTCGGATTTGATATTGACTTTGCACCAGCATCTTATGCGATATAA
- a CDS encoding peroxiredoxin family protein gives MKKWLAIIILFSFFAYMLWEHITERQTIATGIHIGMKAPDFSLQTIDGKVIQLSQLRGKAVIVNFWATWCPPCRAEMPDMQTFYERYEKQIEIVAVNVMVRDSKEKVNQFVKDYRLTFPVVLDVDGHVMKQYDIQPIPTSFIIDRQGIIREKQIGPMSYEQMVQYVEKWGK, from the coding sequence ATGAAAAAGTGGCTCGCTATTATTATTTTATTTAGTTTTTTTGCATACATGCTTTGGGAACATATAACGGAAAGACAAACGATCGCAACCGGTATTCATATTGGAATGAAGGCACCGGACTTTTCTTTGCAAACGATTGATGGAAAAGTCATTCAACTTTCGCAATTGCGTGGAAAGGCAGTTATTGTGAACTTTTGGGCAACGTGGTGTCCACCTTGTCGCGCAGAAATGCCGGATATGCAAACGTTTTATGAGCGTTATGAAAAACAAATAGAAATTGTAGCCGTCAATGTGATGGTGAGAGATTCGAAAGAAAAAGTGAATCAGTTTGTAAAAGATTATCGTTTAACGTTTCCGGTTGTGCTAGATGTTGATGGACATGTCATGAAGCAATATGATATTCAACCGATTCCGACGTCGTTTATTATCGATCGACAAGGCATTATTCGTGAAAAGCAAATCGGTCCGATGTCGTATGAACAAATGGTGCAATATGTAGAGAAATGGGGGAAATAG
- a CDS encoding acyl-CoA thioesterase, whose protein sequence is MMISQKEIEVRYAETDQMGVVYHANYLVWLEIGRAHFIQQLGFQYADMEKRGIVSPVIDLQISYKKPLRYGETATIKTWVESYDGIRVVYGYEVLTPTNEIAATATSKHVCVSKETFQPVLIRKYFPDWHEAYERAKKR, encoded by the coding sequence ATGATGATTTCACAAAAAGAAATTGAAGTGCGTTACGCAGAAACAGATCAAATGGGGGTTGTTTACCATGCCAATTATTTAGTTTGGTTAGAAATCGGACGAGCCCATTTTATTCAACAACTTGGTTTTCAATATGCTGATATGGAGAAAAGGGGAATTGTGTCTCCGGTTATTGATTTGCAAATTTCTTATAAAAAGCCTTTACGCTATGGAGAGACAGCCACTATTAAAACGTGGGTAGAGTCATATGACGGCATTCGGGTTGTTTATGGGTATGAAGTGTTAACGCCAACAAATGAAATCGCAGCAACAGCAACTTCAAAACATGTTTGCGTGTCGAAAGAAACGTTTCAACCTGTTTTAATCAGAAAATATTTTCCTGATTGGCATGAAGCGTATGAACGGGCAAAAAAAAGATAA
- the deoD gene encoding purine-nucleoside phosphorylase, whose protein sequence is MSVHIGAKEHEIADKILLPGDPLRAKYIAETFLEGATCYNQVRGMLGFTGTYKGHRISVQGTGMGVPSISIYITELMQSYNVQTLIRVGTCGAIQKDVNVRDVILAMASSTDSQMNRMTFGGIDYAPTANFDLLKTAYEIGKEKGLQLKVGSVFTADMFYNENAQFEKLARYGVLAVEMETTALYTLAAKFGRKALSVLTVSDHILTGEETTAEERQTTFNEMIEVALETAIRQ, encoded by the coding sequence ATGAGCGTTCATATTGGTGCAAAAGAACATGAAATTGCGGATAAAATTTTACTTCCTGGAGATCCGCTTCGCGCAAAGTACATTGCTGAAACGTTTTTAGAGGGAGCTACTTGTTATAATCAAGTTCGCGGTATGCTTGGGTTCACGGGTACATATAAAGGCCATCGTATTTCCGTTCAAGGAACAGGTATGGGTGTGCCATCTATCTCTATTTATATTACAGAACTGATGCAAAGCTATAACGTTCAAACATTAATTCGTGTCGGAACGTGTGGGGCTATTCAAAAAGACGTAAACGTTCGTGACGTCATTTTAGCGATGGCATCGTCAACCGATTCCCAAATGAATCGTATGACGTTCGGAGGAATTGATTACGCTCCAACGGCCAACTTTGATTTGTTGAAAACAGCATATGAAATTGGAAAAGAAAAAGGATTGCAATTAAAAGTTGGTAGTGTATTTACAGCTGACATGTTTTATAATGAAAATGCGCAATTTGAAAAGCTAGCACGGTACGGTGTACTGGCGGTAGAGATGGAAACAACAGCGCTTTATACGTTAGCCGCTAAATTTGGCAGAAAAGCTTTGTCCGTCTTAACGGTAAGCGATCATATTTTAACAGGGGAAGAAACAACAGCTGAAGAGCGCCAAACGACATTTAACGAAATGATCGAAGTGGCGCTTGAAACAGCCATTCGTCAATAA
- a CDS encoding FbpB family small basic protein, giving the protein MRKIRKRTFAELVMENKRQLLNDARALEKLEEKMETRWLHKAE; this is encoded by the coding sequence ATGAGGAAAATAAGAAAACGGACATTTGCAGAACTCGTGATGGAAAATAAACGACAACTATTAAACGATGCGAGGGCATTAGAAAAATTGGAAGAGAAAATGGAAACACGTTGGCTTCATAAAGCAGAGTAA
- a CDS encoding cation diffusion facilitator family transporter: MTKMKPEFGAWVSIGSYIVLSFGKLYVGYMSNSEALKADGWNNFTDILASTAILIGLLIAKKPRDDNHPYGHSRAEHISSLIAAFIMMSIGVDVLINAVQTLKEGEYVKPDWIAVWTAGTSAVFMFFVYMFNNRLAIATNSQALAAAAKDHLSDVLVSVGTVVGVIGAQLHMRWLDPVTAFVIGFMICKTAWDIFKEASHTLTDGFDDEMLKQYKQEIERIDGVKQVVDIKGRMYGNEVVIDVTISVAPYLNVVTSHDIADQVERLLEQKYGVVYAHVHIEPYEQEYVFRGD, encoded by the coding sequence ATGACAAAGATGAAACCTGAATTTGGGGCGTGGGTGAGCATCGGCTCTTATATCGTTTTATCTTTTGGAAAGTTATACGTCGGATATATGTCAAATTCAGAGGCATTAAAAGCTGATGGATGGAATAACTTCACAGATATTCTTGCCTCTACCGCTATTTTAATTGGATTGCTTATTGCAAAAAAACCACGCGATGACAACCATCCATACGGTCATTCACGCGCGGAACATATTTCATCTTTAATCGCAGCGTTTATTATGATGTCGATTGGAGTGGATGTATTGATAAACGCGGTGCAAACGTTGAAGGAAGGGGAGTATGTCAAACCAGATTGGATAGCGGTATGGACAGCAGGTACTTCAGCTGTATTTATGTTTTTTGTATATATGTTTAACAACCGCTTAGCGATAGCTACAAATAGTCAAGCACTTGCCGCTGCTGCGAAAGACCATTTATCCGATGTGCTCGTTAGTGTAGGAACAGTTGTTGGGGTCATTGGTGCTCAGCTACATATGCGTTGGCTTGATCCTGTTACCGCTTTTGTTATTGGATTTATGATTTGCAAAACAGCATGGGATATTTTTAAAGAAGCATCCCATACGTTGACGGATGGGTTTGATGACGAAATGTTAAAGCAATATAAACAGGAAATTGAGCGCATTGACGGTGTGAAGCAAGTAGTAGATATTAAAGGAAGAATGTACGGTAATGAAGTTGTCATAGATGTTACGATTTCTGTTGCCCCGTATTTGAATGTTGTAACAAGTCATGACATTGCAGATCAAGTTGAGCGGTTGCTCGAACAAAAGTATGGAGTTGTCTACGCCCACGTTCATATTGAGCCGTATGAACAAGAGTATGTTTTTCGTGGGGACTGA
- a CDS encoding HesB/YadR/YfhF family protein: MNIYMCDEAFAWYKEELQLQPGDYVRFFARYGGCSTVQKGFSLGVNKESPIDAAVKLEKEGIIFFIEQNDTWYFDDHDLHIEFDEERNEPIFTYR, from the coding sequence ATGAACATATACATGTGTGACGAAGCATTTGCATGGTACAAAGAGGAACTGCAACTACAGCCTGGAGACTACGTTCGTTTTTTTGCTCGATACGGTGGATGTAGCACCGTACAAAAAGGTTTTTCTTTAGGAGTGAATAAAGAAAGCCCGATCGACGCTGCAGTAAAATTAGAAAAAGAAGGAATTATCTTTTTTATTGAACAAAACGATACGTGGTATTTTGATGACCATGATTTGCATATTGAGTTTGACGAAGAACGAAACGAGCCAATATTTACATATAGATAA
- a CDS encoding sporulation protein, translating to MGLFNKVLASIGIGSAKVDTKLHESQLSLGERITGVVEVTGGNVDQEIDDIYLSLCATYTKEVDDRKVTKQAIIEKWKIAQSFVIRAGEKKEFPFSFSLPLDTPITVGKTRVWLHTGLDIKNAVDPTDEDYIRVQPNRMMNEVFRVMENLGFRLKEAECKEAAYYVRKNLPFVQEFEFVPTSGEFRGKLDEVEMIFFPHTPQECELLIQVDRRARGLAGLFAEALDLDETFVRVTIHEQHIQTLQTDLAALIRRYA from the coding sequence ATGGGTCTATTTAATAAAGTATTAGCAAGTATTGGAATTGGTTCTGCTAAGGTGGATACGAAGTTGCATGAATCACAACTATCACTTGGTGAACGGATTACAGGAGTTGTAGAAGTTACAGGAGGAAATGTAGATCAAGAGATTGATGATATATACTTGTCTCTTTGTGCTACATATACAAAAGAAGTAGATGATCGCAAAGTAACGAAGCAAGCCATTATTGAAAAGTGGAAAATTGCCCAATCATTCGTCATTCGTGCTGGAGAAAAGAAAGAATTTCCGTTTTCTTTTTCCCTTCCGCTTGACACACCAATTACAGTAGGAAAAACAAGAGTGTGGTTACACACAGGACTTGATATTAAAAATGCTGTCGATCCGACAGATGAAGATTACATTCGTGTTCAACCTAATCGGATGATGAACGAAGTATTTCGAGTGATGGAAAACTTAGGATTCCGATTAAAAGAAGCAGAATGCAAAGAAGCGGCTTATTATGTTCGAAAAAACCTCCCTTTTGTTCAAGAATTTGAGTTTGTTCCAACGAGTGGTGAATTTCGTGGGAAACTTGATGAAGTAGAAATGATTTTTTTTCCACATACACCACAAGAATGTGAATTACTTATTCAAGTGGACCGACGAGCGCGTGGGTTAGCTGGTTTGTTTGCAGAAGCGCTTGATTTAGATGAAACTTTTGTTCGTGTTACTATTCATGAGCAACATATTCAAACGTTACAAACAGATCTTGCTGCACTCATTCGACGATATGCTTAA
- a CDS encoding YozD family protein — translation MKEIEVVIDTEEIAEFFYNELVRRGFVPTEREIEEMADIMFDYLIEKCIIDEEMIDE, via the coding sequence GTGAAAGAAATTGAAGTAGTCATTGATACGGAAGAAATTGCGGAGTTCTTTTACAATGAACTTGTTCGGCGAGGCTTTGTCCCAACAGAGCGTGAAATTGAAGAAATGGCAGATATTATGTTTGATTACTTGATTGAAAAATGTATTATTGATGAAGAGATGATTGATGAATAA
- a CDS encoding YodL domain-containing protein — translation MLVIRMLMGKILKSTQSYDVTLFQTPQFGQTKGYRQVYRLTVSGEDHDDVLAEVYRMFNVPDLVPKDYRARYVSTGDILLIDEGIYGQFFYRLSSDGWERIHRMYVR, via the coding sequence ATGTTAGTGATTCGCATGCTTATGGGGAAAATATTAAAATCAACACAAAGCTATGATGTAACGTTATTTCAAACTCCGCAATTTGGCCAAACGAAAGGATATCGTCAAGTATATCGGCTGACGGTGAGTGGAGAAGATCACGATGACGTATTAGCTGAAGTTTATCGAATGTTTAATGTTCCAGATTTAGTACCGAAAGATTATCGTGCGCGATATGTGAGTACAGGTGATATATTGCTTATTGATGAAGGAATATACGGTCAATTTTTTTATCGTTTAAGCTCGGATGGATGGGAACGTATTCACCGTATGTATGTGCGTTAA
- a CDS encoding YpbS family protein encodes MNEVHQAITAHSQKQHALVRAFIELDAKREAYIEEAVSLCQRGESFSVHNINEITKQINELAKNGIVPQRKYVTVDMVKEYVQKLNNKSS; translated from the coding sequence ATGAATGAAGTTCACCAAGCGATTACAGCACATTCACAAAAGCAACATGCACTCGTTCGGGCGTTTATCGAGCTAGACGCGAAACGAGAAGCGTATATTGAGGAAGCCGTCTCTTTATGTCAACGCGGCGAATCGTTTTCTGTACACAACATTAACGAAATAACAAAACAAATAAATGAATTAGCTAAAAATGGAATTGTACCACAGCGAAAATATGTGACGGTTGACATGGTAAAGGAATATGTCCAAAAATTAAATAACAAATCGTCGTAG
- a CDS encoding M15 family metallopeptidase, which translates to MKKWLCCFLIIMSGCQSFGSLEQEQKPSKPPVQVEQPAPSSETPTPPSEQQEQEELVLEERFWNQIEVQNGVKVIMNPDNVLALVNKEQQLPADYKPADLVIPNVPFTFKETDVEKRHMRAEAAKALEEMFTAAKKQQVILYAVSGYRSYERQQQLFTSEVQRLGKEKAVVAVAMPGKSEHQTGLAMDITSPSVQYAITPAFGDTKEGKWVAEHAHEFGFIIRYPKGKEHITEYQYEPWHLRYVGKKVAKVIYEKQITLEEYFQIVKKI; encoded by the coding sequence ATGAAAAAATGGTTATGTTGTTTTTTGATCATAATGAGTGGCTGTCAATCCTTTGGATCACTTGAGCAAGAACAAAAACCGTCTAAGCCTCCTGTCCAAGTTGAGCAGCCGGCACCATCTTCTGAGACACCGACACCCCCTTCCGAACAACAGGAACAAGAGGAGCTTGTACTTGAAGAACGTTTTTGGAATCAAATTGAAGTGCAAAACGGGGTAAAAGTGATTATGAATCCAGATAACGTACTTGCCTTAGTAAATAAAGAACAACAGTTACCGGCTGACTACAAGCCGGCTGACTTAGTCATTCCAAATGTTCCGTTTACGTTTAAAGAAACGGATGTTGAAAAACGTCACATGCGGGCAGAAGCTGCCAAGGCGTTGGAAGAAATGTTTACAGCAGCGAAAAAACAACAAGTGATATTATATGCTGTGTCAGGCTATCGTTCATATGAGAGGCAACAACAATTATTTACATCTGAAGTTCAACGATTAGGGAAAGAAAAAGCGGTTGTTGCCGTTGCGATGCCGGGGAAAAGCGAACATCAAACAGGGTTAGCAATGGACATTACAAGCCCGAGTGTTCAATATGCAATTACGCCTGCATTTGGCGACACAAAAGAGGGGAAATGGGTAGCTGAGCATGCCCATGAATTTGGTTTCATTATTCGCTATCCAAAAGGAAAGGAACATATTACAGAATATCAATATGAACCTTGGCATTTACGCTATGTTGGGAAAAAAGTGGCCAAAGTCATTTATGAGAAACAAATTACGTTAGAAGAATATTTTCAAATCGTAAAGAAAATATGA
- the tlp gene encoding small acid-soluble spore protein Tlp codes for MKPNYDDRRDNVEKLQDMVQNTLENIERAEETMAFASPEEREKIREKNHRREEAIEAMRAEIKDEARARERGYE; via the coding sequence ATGAAGCCAAATTATGATGATCGTCGTGACAATGTAGAAAAATTACAGGACATGGTACAAAATACGCTTGAGAATATTGAAAGAGCAGAAGAGACGATGGCGTTCGCTAGTCCAGAGGAGCGTGAAAAAATTAGGGAAAAAAATCATCGCCGTGAAGAAGCAATTGAGGCGATGCGAGCAGAAATCAAAGATGAAGCAAGAGCTCGTGAAAGAGGATATGAATGA